A single genomic interval of Lathyrus oleraceus cultivar Zhongwan6 chromosome 7, CAAS_Psat_ZW6_1.0, whole genome shotgun sequence harbors:
- the LOC127105773 gene encoding serine carboxypeptidase-like 34, translated as MGLCSIIVVVVLIVCLCGEGLGLREQEEDRVYELPGQPLVNFKQYSGYITVNESHGRALFYWFFESVDQPQQKPLLLWLNGGPGCSSIGYGEAEELGPFSPQNSTQPKLKLNPYSWNKAANLLFIESPVGVGFSYTNTTTDISQLGDTITAKDSHTFLINWFKRFPQFKSHDFYIAGESYAGHYVPQLSELILDNNNNNQNSSDEDHINFKGIMIGNALLDDETDQKGMIEYAWDHAVISDGLYKNITTICNFTYPIQNQTDECNTELNKYFDVYKIIDMYSLYAPRCFSNASNTRRSSDGWNKMRAGYDPCASDYTQLYFNRPEVQKALHANVTKISYPWTHCSNNISFWNESPVSMLPVLKKLIAGGLRIWIYSGDTDGRIPVTATRYTLKKLGLPIVQDWTPWYTSRQVGGWSIVYDGITFVTIRGAGHQVPTFAPKQALQLVRHFLVNKNLPQHPI; from the exons ATGGGTTTGTGTTcaattattgttgttgttgttttgattGTTTGTTTGTGCGGAGAAGGTTTAGGTTTGAGAGAACAAGAAGAGGATAGAGTTTATGAACTACCAGGGCAACCTTTGGTGAATTTCAAACAATATTCAGGTTATATAACAGTGAATGAGAGTCATGGAAGAGCACTGTTTTATTGGTTCTTTGAATCTGTTGATCAACCTCAACAAAAACCTCTTCTCCTTTGGCTTAATGGAG GCCCTGGTTGTTCTTCAATTGGTTATGGAGAAGCTGAGGAGCTTGGACCCTTTTCTCCTCAAAATAGCACCCAACCTAAGCTCAAGTTGAACCCTTATTCTTGGAATAAAG cTGCAAATCTTTTATTTATTGAATCCCCTGTTGGAGTTGGATTTTCCTACACCAACACCACCACTGATATTAGTCAACTTGGTGACACCATTACTG CTAAGGATTCACACACTTTCCTCATCAATTGGTTTAAAAGATTTCCTCAATTCAAATCACATGATTTCTACATTGCTGGTGAAAGCTATGCAG GACATTATGTTCCACAACTTTCTGAACTCATtttggataataataataataatcagAACTCTTCCGATGAAGATCACATTAACTTCAAAGGGATCATG ATTGGGAATGCATTATTGGATGATGAAACTGATCAAAAGGGTATGATAGAATATGCATGGGATCATGCTGTTATATCAGATGGTTTATACAAAAACATCACAACCATATGCAATTTCACCTACCCGATTCAAAATCAAACCGACGAATGCAATACCGAACTTAACAAATATTTCGATGTCTATAAGATCATCGACATGTATAGTTTGTACGCGCCAAGATGTTTCAGCAATGCCAGCAACACGAGAAGATCTTCGGACGGGTGGAATAAAATGCGAGCCGGATATGATCCATGTGCATCCGATTATACTCAACTTTATTTCAATAGGCCAGAAGTTCAAAAGGCACTGCATGCAAATGTCACCAAAATTTCATATCCATGGACTCACTGCAG TAACAATATATCGTTTTGGAACGAGTCGCCGGTGTCCATGCTTCCTGTCCTGAAGAAGCTTATTGCTGGCGGTCTTCGCATATGGATTTACAG CGGAGACACGGATGGAAGAATTCCTGTAACTGCGACGAGATACACATTGAAAAAATTGGGACTTCCTATAGTTCAAGATTGGACTCCTTGGTATACTAGTAGACAG GTAGGAGGATGGAGCATTGTATATGATGGGATAACATTTGTGACCATAAGAGGAGCTGGTCACCAGGTTCCTACTTTTGCTCCCAAGCAAGCTCTTCAGCTTGTTCGACACTTCTTAGTCAATAAGAATTTACCACAACATCCTATTTAA